TAATCCCTTTTACCAATAGTGTTGCCAATTTGAATTTTAAAGCCCCAGCTTTCCATCAATTGCAGAGCCGGTTGAATTTGCTCCATGGTCATGTACCCTGCCGGAGTGGTTACACCAATGGTATCACCAGGCCGTAAATACGGCGGTATCACTGTTTCCTTGATAGGCACGGCAGGATTACTCCATGCTTTAAAGCTAGTCATTGTTGAGCCTGCAATTGCGAGGGAAGAAAGAAAATGTTTGCGGTTCATTGTCCTTATTTTATGGATAAACAATGATAAGGCTTATTGCCGATAATTTTTAAAAAATTACTCAATCGTTTTCGTAATTTTTTGGGTATAGAGTTGAATTTAAGGCCAGATTATATTTTAAGAAAGGTATATTTAGCTAAAACTTATCCATTAGATGAAAGTATTTCTAATGGATATTGTGCCTTTGATGTTCGTTTTAAAGCGACTTAAAAGATACAGCCAACCTTAACCAAATATAAATGAAAAAGTACCTCATCCTTGGCTGCTGCTTTGCCGGCTTGCAGCTAAATGCGCAAACCAAAAAGGTAAGCTTTCTTGAAAATGCAAAACAGCAAAAAGTCGATGTTTTGATCGATGGCAAACCATTTACCAGTTTTCTTTATCCGGATAACCTGGAAAAACCAATCTTATATCCTTTACAAACTGCGAGTAGCCTTACGGTAACCAGAGGTTTCCCTTTAGAGAAACGTGGCAATGAACGCACAGATCACCCCCATCATGTGGGTTTATGGTTCAACTACGAGAGTGTGAATGGGCTTGATTTCTGGAACAATTCCTACAACATTCCTGCTGATAAGAAGTCTGCTTATGGATGGATCAGAAATGTAAAAGTTGGTGCTGTTAAAGATGGCACTACTAAAGGTAGCCTAACCTATACAGCAAATTGGGAAAGACAGGATAAAAGAGTGCTGTTGAAAGAGGCCACTACTTTTGTTTTTAGTGGCAATGACGATACGAGGACTGTAGACAGGACAACTACACTTACCGCACAAAAAGACACGGTTTATTTTAAAGATGTTAAGGATGGAATGTTGGGCATCCGGGTAACAAAAGAACTGGAGTTACCTTCTGATAAGGAAGAATCTTATACTGATAATAAAGGTATTGTCACCAAAATTGCACCCACTAACAATGGTGCTAATGGCGATTACCTGACCAGCGCAGGTAAAAAGGGTAATGATGCCTGGGGAACACGTGGAAATTGGTGTGTATTGTTTGGAGTAAAAGAGCATCAACCCGTTTCCATTGCAGTTATTGATCATCCCAAAAACCCAGGCTACCCTACTTACTGGCATGCCAGAGATTATGGACTATTTGCCGCCAACCCACTTGGACAAGCTGTTTTTAGCAATGGTAAAGAACAGCTGAACTTTACCCTGAAACCTGGAGAATCGGTTACTTTCCGTTACCGTGTAATCATTGGGTCAGGCAAAAAACAAACTGCCGAATTCCTGAACAAACAAGCTGCTGATTTTGCAAAACAAATTTGATTT
This is a stretch of genomic DNA from Candidatus Pedobacter colombiensis. It encodes these proteins:
- a CDS encoding PmoA family protein; translation: MKKYLILGCCFAGLQLNAQTKKVSFLENAKQQKVDVLIDGKPFTSFLYPDNLEKPILYPLQTASSLTVTRGFPLEKRGNERTDHPHHVGLWFNYESVNGLDFWNNSYNIPADKKSAYGWIRNVKVGAVKDGTTKGSLTYTANWERQDKRVLLKEATTFVFSGNDDTRTVDRTTTLTAQKDTVYFKDVKDGMLGIRVTKELELPSDKEESYTDNKGIVTKIAPTNNGANGDYLTSAGKKGNDAWGTRGNWCVLFGVKEHQPVSIAVIDHPKNPGYPTYWHARDYGLFAANPLGQAVFSNGKEQLNFTLKPGESVTFRYRVIIGSGKKQTAEFLNKQAADFAKQI